Proteins encoded in a region of the Zea mays cultivar B73 chromosome 2, Zm-B73-REFERENCE-NAM-5.0, whole genome shotgun sequence genome:
- the LOC103647640 gene encoding DNA mismatch repair protein MLH3 isoform X4 — protein MQSSEKRELHHVKKCVLQIALIHPQISLRLLDNDSEDELLYTEISSSPLPLISKTFGDDISRCLHEITASDQVWTLSGHISGPADVFCTKDAQYLYINSRFVNRNPIHNMLNNLASSFRSPITRGYAEIDVQSRKRQKADIYPAFILNFYCPRSTYDLHFEPTKTIVEFKDWRTVLLFFEQSVTNYWKKHQLQSPKVKLNKGLLKDHNVQNEKEYAHFESTQQTNAVKDTNSDMSSTRATRNSHCFSFVMEPSIQNVCFSGRITNSCRPDDNVASIDYKLGYKQMHYPENGSYKWLDDGPSHLNDDISSVNPTCWKRQRTEGIFHEYAYSGNLVMLEDVPTEGYFAHEQETELIGPEVEIPESCFRALNKPNGMTPDFVQNKTNLKAQTSGWDGLYDKFEKLNGDCLLDNGFYHDGGSTSKGTCRVLRKSSTSKKLGTAAGCVEGLEADAINQMNFPDIHALWNSDLIDRSSFKDTLNHFSHPSLLADTPCSHPRTLHTLNRTSDKCFRSWNYENIDSNVRFSNDSSIIFEGTKNFDNFNNEIQSLNYFNDKCGSTDQLGFEEDLTTWKSKFDMRLSVNISPETAGDNGCHLNVPSLNIANDNLFTQDLLNQHNSGLNQRLRTSKCSRFRSHSAPPFYRGKLKFSRLNVPLSKPSTDSDKDICVNNPEDNAPGPVDIPCISSTQPIPETDSSEFPDLNFSSVKMSEVACSDEIEDSTAQITKWQDDPVQHTALNLPHGPFGCYDDILSISSGALHLSCSSLIPECVDKNCFEEARVLLQLDKKFIPVISGETILLVDQHAADERIRLEELRSKVLSEGHGVSYLDSEEELSLPETGFQLFQKYAEQIQKWGWIISGGSNSSESFKKNMNILKRQVRLVTLVAVPCIFGVKLTGKDLMEFIWQLDETDGSSDMPPAVLRILNFKACRGAIMFGDPLLPSECCLIIEELKATSLCFQCAHGRPTTVPILNIASLHDELARLQMLSGRKAETWHGLGHHEPSLERAHMRLERLRKLRRGL, from the exons ATGCAATCTAG TGAGAAAAGAGAACTACATCATGTGAAGAAGTGTGTCCTTCAAATTGCGCTTATTCATCCACAGATTTCACTCAGACTGCTTGATAATGACAG CGAAGATGAGCTGCTATACACAgaaatttcttcatcccctttgcCTCTTATATCAAAAACTTTTGGGGATGATATCTCCAGATGTCTCCATGAGATAACTGCCTCTGACCAGGTCTGGACTCTTTCAGGTCACATATCTGGGCCTGCAGATGTGTTTTGTACGAAG GATGCCCAATACTTGT ATATCAACTCAAGATTTGTGAATAGGAACCCAATTCATAATATGCTTAATAATCTGGCATCTAGTTTTCGATCTCCCATTACAAGGGGGTATGCAGAAATTGATGTTCAGAGCAGGAAGAGGCAGAAGGCTGATATCTACCCTGCTTTTATACTAAACTTTTACTGCCCTAGATCCACCTACGATCTACATTTTGAGCCTACAAAAACCATTGTGGAATTCAAG GATTGGCGAACTGTCTTGCTTTTCTTTGAGCAATCTGTCACAAACTACTGGAAGAAGCATCAACTGCAATCACCAAAAG TGAAATTGAATAAGGGCCTCCTGAAGGATCATAATGTGCAGAACGAAAAAGAGTATGCTCACTTCGAAAGCACTCAGCAGACGAATGCAGTCAAAGACACCAACAGTGATATGAGTtccacaagagcaacaagaaattcACACTGCTTTTCTTTTGTTATGGAGCCATCCATTCAGAATGTCTGTTTCTCTGGAAGGATCACTAATTCATGCCGCCCGGATGACAATGTTGCCAGTATTGATTACAAGTTAGGGTATAAGCAAATGCATTATCCTGAAAATGGCAGTTATAAGTGGTTAGACGATGGCCCTTCCCATTTAAATGATGATATCTCAAGTGTTAACCCAACTTGTTGGAAAAGGCAAAGGACTGAAGGTATATTCCATGAGTATGCATATTCTGGTAATCTTGTAATGCTGGAAGATGTGCCAACTGAAGGTTATTTTGCTCACGAACAAGAGACTGAGCTGATTGGTCCAGAAGTTGAAATACCAGAATCTTGCTTCAGGGCTCTCAATAAGCCAAATGGAATGACGCCCGATTTTGTGCAAAATAAAACCAACTTGAAGGCACAAACCTCAGGCTGGGATGGATTATATGACAAGTTTGAAAAGTTAAATGGGGATTGCTTACTCGATAATGGATTTTATCATGATGGTGGTAGCACTTCCAAGGGCACCTGTCGAGTTTTGAGAAAGTCCAGCACCAGTAAGAAGTTGGGGACTGCAGCTGGATGTGTTGAAGGGCTAGAGGCTGATGCTATTAACCAGATGAATTTCCCTGATATTCATGCTCTATGGAACAGTGACTTGATAGATAGGTCGTCCTTCAAGGatactttaaatcatttttctcaCCCATCCTTGTTGGCTGATACACCTTGCAGTCATCCAAGGACCTTGCACACCCTTAACAGGACATCAGATAAATGCTTTCGTTCTTGGAACTATGAAAACATTGACAGCAATGTTAGATTTAGCAATGATTCATCTATTATATTTGAAGGAACTAAAAATTTTGATAACTTTAACAATGAAATACAGTCGCTTAATTACTTCAATGATAAGTGTGGTTCAACCGACCAGCTTGGTTTTGAAGAAGACCTGACAACTTGGAAATCAAAATTTGACATGAGGTTGTCAGTCAATATTTCTCCTGAGACAGCAGGTGATAATGGTTGTCATTTGAATGTTCCTTCTTTGAATATTGCAAATGACAACCTGTTTACTCAAGATCTGTTGAATCAACACAACTCTGGACTAAATCAGAGACTCAGGACTTCGAAGTGTAGTAGATTTAGAAGTCATTCTGCTCCACCATTTTATAGAGGGAAACTGAAATTCTCTAGATTAAATGTGCCACTGAGCAAACCAAGCACAGATAGCGATAAAGATATCTGCGTCAATAACCCGGAAG ACAATGCACCTGGACCTGTGGATATCCCATGTATTAGTTCAACCCAGCCTATTCCTGAGACTGATAGCAGTGAATTTCCAGACCTAAATTTTAG TTCTGTGAAAATGTCTGAAGTTGCATGTTCTGATGAGATCGAGGACTCCACTGCTCAAATAACTAAATGGCAAGATGACCCTGTCCAGCATACA GCTTTGAACTTGCCACATGGTCCTTTTGGATGCTATGATGATATACTTAGCATTTCTTCTGGGGCCTTACATCTCTCTTGTAGCTCGCTAATTCCTGAATGTGTTGACAAGAACTGCTTTGAGGAGGCAAGGGTTTTGTTGCAGCTGGACAAGAAATTTATTCCCGTCATATCTGGGGAAACTATCCTCCTTGTCGATCAG CATGCAGCTGATGAAAGGATACGTTTAGAGGAGCTCCGTAGCAAG GTTTTATCAGAAGGACATGGAGTTAGTTACTTGGACTCTGAGGAGGAATTG TCTCTCCCTGAGACTGGGTTTCAACTGTTCCAGAAGTATGCTGAGCAGATTCAGAAATGGGGCTGGATCATCAGCGGCGGGAGCAATTCATCTGAATCATTCAAAAA GAACATGAACATTCTGAAGAGACAAGTCCGTCTTGTCACTCTTGTTGCT GTTCCATGTATTTTCGGTGTCAAATTGACTGGGAAAGATCTCATGGAGTTTATTTGGCAG CTTGACGAGACTGATGGATCGTCAGATATGCCCCCAGCAGTTCTCCGTATTCTGAACTTCAAAGCATGCAGAG GAGCGATCATGTTTGGCGACCCCTTGCTACCATCTGAGTGCTGTCTGATTATTGAAGAACTGAAAGCAACATCTCTATGCTTCCAG TGTGCTCATGGTCGCCCAACCACTGTCCCCATCTTGAACATCGCATCCCTCCACGATGAGCTGGCGAGGCTCCAAATGCTGAGTGGAAGGAAGGCAGAGACCTGGCACGGCTTGGGGCACCATGAGCCCAGCCTTGAGCGTGCTCACATGCGCCTCGAACGACTGAGAAAGCTACGCCGAGGCCTGTAG